One Lysobacter enzymogenes DNA segment encodes these proteins:
- a CDS encoding acyl carrier protein, producing MRKVAAAIATVEDNPSLAADIGYSTDIINEVGLDSLKMTDFILGLEDDFGISIDFDKVEYETFTRVDRLIDFLIDATGASAPSPVAS from the coding sequence TTGCGCAAGGTCGCTGCCGCCATCGCCACGGTCGAGGACAATCCCTCGCTCGCCGCGGACATCGGCTACTCCACCGACATCATCAACGAGGTCGGCCTGGATAGCCTCAAGATGACCGACTTCATCCTCGGCCTCGAGGACGATTTCGGCATCAGCATCGATTTCGACAAGGTCGAGTACGAGACCTTCACCCGCGTCGACCGCCTGATCGATTTCCTGATCGACGCCACCGGCGCGTCCGCGCCCTCGCCCGTCGCGTCCTGA
- a CDS encoding ABC transporter ATP-binding protein, with protein sequence MIEVERLSKTFAYHTKKEGLLGSIGNLFHRPTLHKQAVSEVSFRIEGGEIVGLLGPNGAGKSTLIKMLSGILYPTSGSARVAGYVPWERALAFRRSIGIVMGQRSQLWPDLPAMDSYLLNQRIYDVEETAFRRMIGELSELLDVRRLLDIQVRRLSLGERIKLDLIGALLHSPRVVFLDEPTIGLDFAAQKSIRGFIRDYCDRFGATIVLTSHYSTDIEDLCRRVIVTHHGKLLYDGELARIADRFSFAKIVRFRVRSPAAAVALPFDYALQEKPDGEYWIEARSEHVNEVIRVLLDRLEVEDLRIEHLPLERSIESLYVG encoded by the coding sequence ATGATCGAAGTCGAACGGCTGTCCAAGACCTTCGCCTACCACACCAAGAAAGAAGGCCTGCTGGGCTCGATCGGCAACCTGTTCCACCGCCCCACCCTGCACAAGCAGGCGGTCAGCGAGGTCAGCTTCCGCATCGAAGGCGGCGAGATCGTCGGCCTGCTCGGCCCCAACGGCGCCGGCAAGTCGACCCTGATCAAGATGCTGTCGGGCATCCTCTATCCCACCTCGGGTTCGGCGCGGGTCGCCGGCTACGTGCCGTGGGAGCGCGCGCTGGCGTTCCGCCGCAGCATCGGCATCGTCATGGGCCAGCGCTCGCAGCTGTGGCCGGACCTGCCGGCGATGGACAGCTACCTGCTCAACCAGCGCATCTACGACGTCGAGGAAACCGCGTTCCGGCGGATGATCGGCGAACTGTCGGAACTGCTCGACGTGCGCCGCCTGCTCGACATCCAGGTGCGCCGGCTGTCGCTGGGCGAGCGGATCAAGCTCGACCTGATCGGCGCGCTGCTGCACAGCCCGCGCGTGGTGTTCCTCGACGAGCCGACCATCGGCCTGGACTTCGCCGCGCAGAAGAGCATCCGCGGCTTCATCCGCGATTACTGCGACCGGTTCGGCGCCACCATCGTGCTGACCAGCCACTACTCGACCGACATCGAGGACCTGTGCCGGCGGGTCATCGTCACCCACCACGGCAAGCTGCTCTACGACGGCGAACTGGCGCGCATCGCCGACCGTTTCTCGTTCGCCAAAATCGTGCGCTTCCGCGTCCGCTCGCCGGCCGCCGCGGTGGCGCTGCCGTTCGACTACGCGCTGCAGGAGAAACCCGACGGCGAGTACTGGATCGAAGCGCGCTCGGAGCACGTCAACGAGGTGATCCGCGTCCTGCTCGACCGGCTCGAGGTCGAGGACCTGCGCATCGAGCACCTGCCGCTGGAACGCAGCATCGAGTCGTTGTATGTCGGCTGA
- a CDS encoding TonB-dependent receptor, with protein MKKHPSGVRPSGLAAAVAAVLIGCAAAPAVAQSAAAQPSAAADADAPAAAAQAGAGEARATLETVRVSATRLESDLLKTPVTVTAVTQEALTREGVRDVRGLSGSMPNLQIASGPDSGVQVSIRGIGANNFTEIGDPAVGLHVAGLYSPRPQGALALMFDVDQVEVLRGPQGTLFGRNSTGGSINIIPAKPRFDSSFGSAELDVGSYNLRQLNLIQNIAVNDRFALRFSATKVERDGWIDQKQDFTDVNIPERGFIADGIPDVDQRRNVKVGRDKYYYNRDEWALRLAARFAFSDDVEWLLAYEKFQNDGAGQVAMKDCGQAAGTRFACTGGKWDVNINVPGKTDMSIDTVRSNLIWLIGDSNSLEYNVAFATQKRSQISDDDGGYHEIPSQVTATFPVPPEGDWGVWPVRDNTSITLDSKYRSVVHELQFKHQGERLSLVSGLFWMHEKNQINYAQELLVNAPFGYPISQLYHQPDRQVDAKAIFTQADWRFAPTWTATFGARYSRDEKTDRGGQVYGGWDTESTAYYNGLYNPGTPGQPGFRPHNGRDLTERMGPFGGIDAYKLWGPPAENEHSESWRKTTWRLGLTKALSDDEILFTSLSTGYKAGGFGDKDDKCGGKVCIDGPAGPQYTFFPYKPETVANFEIGYKGLLLDKRLSLSFTAFYSRYKDMQVTGDFYAAKVHVEQPCPDFDPTCDVIKKWQTVNVGTVNIPGVEVEFDYLPTPNTRIGGFFSYIDSKIKDYPTFSDEWNCGVREEFGAPPCPPPYSGSDPRLAGRQIYDITGHHLPMTPKFTAGVNASHTFKFGNGYELVPWVNVKWQDKMYFTLRNLDNPHVSDAQEAYTTVDASLSLQSPSFWRAELYVLNATDKMSKNWADDAGGFIRAYWNDPRTVGLRVRFEY; from the coding sequence ATGAAAAAGCATCCCAGCGGTGTTCGACCCAGCGGCCTCGCCGCCGCGGTGGCCGCGGTACTGATCGGCTGCGCGGCCGCGCCGGCGGTTGCGCAATCCGCCGCCGCGCAGCCATCCGCCGCGGCCGATGCCGACGCGCCAGCCGCGGCCGCGCAGGCCGGCGCCGGCGAAGCCCGCGCCACCCTGGAAACCGTGCGGGTGTCGGCCACGCGCCTGGAATCGGACCTGCTCAAGACGCCGGTGACGGTCACCGCGGTGACTCAGGAAGCGCTGACCCGCGAAGGCGTGCGCGACGTGCGCGGCCTGTCCGGCAGCATGCCCAACCTGCAGATCGCCTCCGGCCCGGATTCGGGCGTGCAAGTCAGCATCCGCGGCATCGGCGCCAACAACTTCACCGAAATCGGCGACCCGGCCGTGGGCCTGCACGTGGCTGGCCTGTACTCGCCGCGCCCCCAGGGCGCGCTGGCGCTGATGTTCGACGTCGACCAGGTCGAAGTGCTGCGCGGCCCGCAGGGCACGCTGTTCGGTCGCAACTCCACCGGCGGCAGCATCAACATCATCCCGGCCAAGCCGCGCTTCGATTCCAGCTTCGGCAGCGCCGAGCTCGACGTGGGCAGCTACAACCTGCGCCAGCTCAACCTGATCCAGAACATCGCGGTCAACGACCGCTTCGCCCTGCGCTTTTCCGCGACCAAGGTCGAGCGCGACGGCTGGATCGACCAGAAGCAGGATTTCACCGATGTGAACATCCCCGAGCGCGGCTTCATCGCCGACGGCATCCCGGACGTGGACCAGCGCCGCAACGTCAAGGTCGGGCGCGACAAGTACTACTACAACCGCGACGAATGGGCGCTGCGCCTGGCCGCGCGCTTCGCCTTCAGCGACGACGTCGAGTGGCTGCTGGCCTACGAGAAGTTCCAGAACGACGGCGCCGGCCAGGTGGCGATGAAGGACTGCGGCCAGGCCGCCGGCACCCGCTTCGCCTGCACCGGCGGCAAGTGGGACGTGAACATCAACGTCCCCGGCAAGACCGACATGTCGATCGACACGGTTCGCTCGAACCTGATCTGGCTCATCGGCGACAGCAACAGCCTCGAATACAACGTCGCCTTCGCCACCCAGAAGCGCTCGCAGATTTCCGACGACGACGGCGGCTACCACGAGATCCCCTCGCAAGTAACCGCCACCTTTCCGGTGCCGCCGGAAGGCGACTGGGGCGTGTGGCCGGTGCGCGACAACACCTCGATCACCCTGGATTCCAAGTACCGGTCGGTGGTGCACGAACTGCAGTTCAAGCACCAGGGCGAACGCCTGAGCCTGGTGTCGGGCCTGTTCTGGATGCACGAGAAAAACCAGATCAACTACGCGCAGGAGTTGCTGGTCAACGCGCCGTTCGGTTATCCGATCAGCCAGCTGTACCACCAGCCCGACCGCCAGGTCGACGCCAAGGCGATCTTCACCCAGGCCGACTGGCGCTTCGCCCCGACCTGGACCGCGACCTTCGGCGCGCGCTACAGCCGCGACGAGAAAACCGACCGCGGCGGCCAAGTCTACGGCGGCTGGGACACCGAATCCACCGCGTACTACAACGGGCTCTACAATCCGGGCACGCCGGGCCAGCCCGGCTTTCGCCCGCACAACGGCCGCGACCTGACCGAACGCATGGGGCCGTTCGGCGGCATCGACGCCTACAAGCTATGGGGCCCGCCGGCGGAGAACGAACACTCCGAATCCTGGCGCAAGACCACCTGGCGGCTGGGCCTGACCAAGGCGCTGTCCGACGACGAAATCCTGTTCACGTCGCTGTCCACCGGCTACAAGGCCGGCGGCTTCGGCGACAAGGACGACAAGTGCGGCGGCAAGGTCTGCATCGACGGCCCGGCCGGCCCGCAGTACACCTTCTTCCCGTACAAGCCCGAGACCGTCGCCAACTTCGAGATCGGCTACAAGGGCCTGCTGCTGGACAAGCGCCTGAGCCTGTCGTTCACCGCCTTCTACAGCCGCTACAAGGACATGCAGGTGACCGGCGATTTCTACGCCGCCAAGGTCCACGTCGAGCAGCCCTGCCCCGACTTCGACCCGACCTGCGACGTGATCAAGAAATGGCAGACCGTCAACGTCGGTACGGTCAACATCCCCGGCGTGGAAGTCGAATTCGACTACCTACCGACGCCGAACACCCGCATCGGCGGCTTCTTCTCGTACATCGACAGCAAGATCAAGGACTACCCGACCTTCAGCGACGAATGGAACTGCGGCGTGCGCGAAGAGTTCGGCGCGCCGCCGTGCCCGCCGCCGTACAGCGGTTCCGATCCGCGCCTGGCCGGCCGCCAGATCTACGACATCACCGGCCACCACCTGCCGATGACGCCGAAGTTCACCGCCGGGGTCAACGCCTCGCACACCTTCAAGTTCGGCAACGGCTATGAGTTGGTGCCGTGGGTCAATGTGAAGTGGCAGGACAAGATGTACTTCACCTTGCGCAATCTCGACAACCCGCACGTCTCCGACGCGCAGGAGGCCTACACCACGGTCGATGCCAGCCTGAGCCTGCAATCGCCGTCGTTCTGGCGCGCGGAGCTGTATGTGCTCAACGCCACCGACAAGATGAGCAAGAACTGGGCCGACGACGCCGGCGGATTCATCCGCGCCTACTGGAACGATCCGCGCACGGTCGGGTTGCGGGTGCGTTTCGAGTATTGA
- a CDS encoding radical SAM protein, with translation MQPQSSAALDRHAFERLKQSIRNKAESSRGLRRDPGYATAIPEEIGIKLNNRCNLRCTHCFEWNEDGYHHDMIHSTVRDEVPIELLRSVLEQTRGASSKLFLWGGEPLIYSQFGKMAELIAAESRWTTICTNAITTERRYDDLVKMSANLEFLASLEGFEQENDAIRGKGTYAKVIKSVDLLLDSKRRGEYRGEVAVQLTINDSMIGRLYEFVEHFERVGVDSVHLTFPWYISGETAGEMDRYVGEHFPWAMPKLDFLKPSWHSFTYSLSEEHHRALADEMARVSARVWNTRVRFKPALEDDELLDFIRGSSRPGQRRSQCLAITNRIDILPNGDVSSCKFFPEFSMGNLKDASLQEVWHGERFGEVRKTLACGLMPACSKCVLLYLNGR, from the coding sequence ATGCAGCCTCAATCGTCCGCCGCGCTCGACCGCCACGCGTTCGAGCGGCTCAAGCAGTCGATCCGCAACAAGGCCGAAAGCAGCCGCGGACTGCGTCGCGATCCGGGCTACGCCACGGCGATTCCCGAAGAGATCGGGATCAAGCTCAACAATCGCTGCAACCTGCGCTGCACCCACTGCTTCGAGTGGAACGAGGATGGCTACCACCACGACATGATCCACAGCACGGTGCGCGACGAGGTGCCGATCGAGTTGCTGCGCAGCGTGCTCGAACAAACCCGCGGCGCGAGCTCGAAGCTGTTCCTGTGGGGCGGCGAGCCGCTGATCTATTCGCAGTTCGGCAAGATGGCCGAGCTGATCGCCGCCGAATCGCGCTGGACCACGATCTGCACCAACGCCATCACCACCGAGCGCCGCTACGACGACCTGGTGAAGATGTCGGCCAACCTGGAGTTCCTGGCCAGCCTGGAAGGGTTCGAGCAGGAGAACGACGCGATCCGCGGCAAGGGCACCTACGCCAAGGTGATCAAGAGCGTGGACCTGCTGCTGGATTCCAAGCGCCGCGGCGAGTACCGCGGCGAGGTCGCGGTGCAGCTGACGATCAACGACTCGATGATCGGGCGGCTGTACGAGTTCGTCGAACACTTCGAGCGCGTCGGCGTGGATTCGGTCCACCTGACCTTTCCCTGGTACATCTCCGGCGAGACCGCGGGCGAGATGGACCGCTATGTCGGCGAGCACTTCCCGTGGGCGATGCCGAAGCTGGACTTCCTCAAGCCCAGCTGGCACTCGTTCACCTACAGCCTGTCCGAGGAGCATCACCGCGCCTTGGCCGACGAGATGGCGCGGGTTTCGGCCCGGGTCTGGAACACCCGCGTGCGCTTCAAGCCGGCGCTGGAAGACGACGAACTGCTCGACTTCATCCGCGGCAGCTCGCGCCCGGGCCAGCGCCGCAGCCAATGCCTGGCGATCACCAACCGCATCGACATCCTGCCCAACGGCGACGTCTCCAGCTGCAAGTTCTTCCCCGAGTTCTCGATGGGCAACCTCAAGGACGCCAGCCTGCAGGAGGTCTGGCACGGCGAGCGCTTCGGCGAGGTGCGCAAGACCCTGGCCTGCGGGCTGATGCCGGCGTGTTCCAAGTGCGTGCTGCTCTACCTCAACGGGCGCTGA
- a CDS encoding carbohydrate kinase family protein produces the protein MTDAPARFDPLPDPPPASPADPPRFNIVGDVSVDLVLGTLDGWPKIGTERLLPRSELRAGGSAANSALAARHLGLSPHLIGAIGDDDLAQWLLLQLSGIRVDLQTCSSDTTMSVGLLHTGGERTFFTSCGHLQHLAPEFVLRHLPPAAPGSIALFTAPFLLPGLRERFAALLAQAAARGYQIALDTGWPPEGWTPQVHREVAGWLAHCDHLLVNELETMSIAGDDSLESAVRRVAGLLKPGAHLIVKLGAAGALGHVDGRSTLHATQAAADVFDTVGAGDSFNTGYLAARLNRAGLSDALAAGCRTASAILPRFPRKRIAAGELAHCLQPQS, from the coding sequence ATGACGGACGCTCCCGCTCGCTTCGATCCGCTCCCCGACCCGCCGCCGGCCTCGCCGGCGGACCCGCCGCGCTTCAACATCGTCGGCGACGTCAGCGTCGACCTGGTCCTGGGCACGCTGGACGGCTGGCCCAAGATCGGCACCGAACGGCTGCTGCCGCGCAGCGAACTGCGCGCCGGCGGCTCGGCCGCCAACTCCGCCCTCGCCGCGCGCCATCTCGGGCTCAGCCCGCACCTGATCGGCGCCATCGGCGACGACGACCTGGCCCAGTGGCTGCTGCTGCAACTGAGCGGCATCCGCGTCGACCTGCAGACCTGCAGCAGCGACACCACCATGTCGGTCGGGCTGCTGCACACCGGCGGCGAGCGCACCTTCTTCACCAGTTGCGGCCACCTGCAGCACCTGGCGCCTGAGTTCGTGCTGCGCCACCTGCCGCCGGCCGCGCCCGGCAGCATCGCCCTGTTCACCGCGCCGTTCCTGCTGCCGGGCCTGCGCGAGCGCTTCGCCGCGTTGCTGGCCCAGGCCGCGGCGCGCGGCTACCAGATCGCGCTGGACACCGGCTGGCCGCCGGAAGGCTGGACCCCGCAGGTGCACCGCGAAGTCGCCGGCTGGCTCGCGCATTGCGACCACCTGCTGGTCAACGAGCTCGAAACGATGAGCATCGCCGGCGACGACTCGCTCGAATCCGCCGTGCGCCGCGTCGCCGGCCTGCTCAAGCCCGGCGCGCACCTGATCGTCAAGCTCGGCGCCGCCGGCGCGCTCGGCCACGTCGACGGCCGCAGCACGCTGCACGCTACCCAAGCGGCCGCCGACGTCTTCGACACCGTCGGCGCCGGCGACAGCTTCAACACCGGTTACCTCGCGGCGCGCTTGAACCGGGCCGGCCTCAGCGACGCGCTCGCCGCCGGCTGCCGCACCGCGAGCGCGATCCTGCCGCGCTTTCCGCGCAAGCGCATCGCCGCCGGCGAACTCGCCCACTGCCTGCAGCCGCAGTCCTGA
- a CDS encoding ROK family transcriptional regulator, translating to MNLGRGATQQSSAPYNRRLVLDFIRQHGAASRKDIHEKVSLSPQTVANITNELESIGLIVSRRQKDLKTRGQPPIAFEINPDAGQSIGISLEPGRASGALVNLVGRIDARCEVQLQGCDRPQLLAGLLELVATLRRQANARLWGIGVALPGPLGDTELSFVGPTALEGWKDLSILDQLQEATGLPLFHSVDSVAGALGETSYGVARHLDTFFYLHLSMGLGGSLIVGRNHYRGADGNATEIGHVPVVPGGTPCYCGNQGCLERYLSLHSLAEALGLDDAQVHTPELLARLDQACDPALQQWCAQAAQRLRDAVCMIENLFDPQTIVIGGSAPQALVQRLVELAQPLHRSVRGRPDPELPRVMISQREEDCSLLGAAVLPIHELLSPRLEGVQKDGFGELQAAELLGHRPAAGGRRI from the coding sequence ATGAACCTCGGCCGCGGCGCCACCCAGCAATCCAGCGCCCCCTACAACCGCCGCCTGGTGCTGGACTTCATCCGCCAGCACGGCGCGGCCTCGCGCAAGGACATCCATGAGAAGGTCTCGCTCAGCCCGCAGACGGTCGCCAACATCACCAACGAGCTGGAATCCATCGGCCTGATCGTCTCGCGCCGGCAGAAGGACCTGAAGACCCGCGGCCAGCCGCCGATCGCCTTCGAGATCAACCCCGACGCCGGCCAATCCATCGGCATCAGCCTGGAACCGGGCCGCGCCTCGGGCGCGCTGGTCAATCTGGTCGGCCGGATCGATGCGCGCTGCGAGGTCCAGTTGCAAGGCTGCGACCGGCCGCAGTTGCTGGCCGGCCTGCTGGAGCTGGTGGCGACGCTGCGCCGGCAGGCCAACGCGCGGCTGTGGGGCATCGGCGTGGCCCTGCCCGGCCCGCTCGGCGACACCGAGCTGAGCTTCGTCGGCCCGACCGCGCTGGAAGGCTGGAAGGACCTGTCCATCCTCGACCAGCTGCAGGAAGCCACCGGCCTGCCGCTGTTCCACAGCGTCGACAGCGTCGCCGGCGCGCTCGGCGAGACCTCGTACGGGGTCGCCCGGCACCTGGACACCTTCTTCTACCTGCACCTGAGCATGGGCCTGGGCGGCTCGCTGATCGTCGGCCGCAACCACTACCGCGGCGCCGACGGCAACGCCACCGAGATCGGCCACGTGCCGGTGGTCCCCGGCGGCACGCCGTGCTATTGCGGCAACCAGGGCTGCCTGGAGCGCTATCTGTCGCTGCATTCGCTGGCCGAGGCGCTGGGCCTGGACGACGCCCAGGTCCACACCCCGGAACTGCTCGCCCGCCTGGACCAGGCCTGCGACCCGGCCCTGCAGCAATGGTGCGCGCAGGCCGCCCAGCGCCTGCGCGACGCCGTGTGCATGATCGAAAACCTGTTCGACCCGCAGACCATCGTGATCGGCGGATCGGCGCCGCAGGCGCTGGTGCAGCGCCTGGTCGAACTGGCCCAGCCGCTGCACCGCTCGGTGCGCGGCCGCCCCGACCCCGAGCTGCCGCGGGTGATGATTTCCCAGCGCGAGGAAGACTGCTCGCTGCTGGGCGCGGCGGTGCTGCCGATCCACGAACTGCTGTCGCCGCGCCTGGAAGGCGTGCAGAAGGACGGCTTCGGGGAACTGCAGGCGGCCGAACTGCTCGGCCACCGTCCGGCCGCTGGCGGGCGTCGCATTTAA
- a CDS encoding ABC transporter permease, giving the protein MQHKADFALGFVSAAFPLFVQYYLWSSLYARGYSIPGYAYADALLYSVLAAVVGRLVHTGFEYEVGNDIKHGGLARYLVQPVAYVRLRLAHFVGGKLPMYAIMGALLLAALAFGGAAAGERLGLLPAVLAAVALGVAINFLIFLCVSFTCFWFDEAAYLFEGIRIGIVVLSGGIVPLAVFGRAQDVLHWLPFRYIISAPIEIAMGRIETAALPQLLGVQALWVAVFGLIAWAMWRVGLRSFMATGG; this is encoded by the coding sequence ATGCAGCACAAGGCCGACTTCGCGCTCGGCTTCGTCAGCGCCGCGTTCCCGCTGTTCGTGCAGTACTACCTGTGGTCGTCGCTGTACGCGCGCGGCTATTCGATCCCGGGCTACGCCTACGCCGACGCGCTGCTGTACTCGGTGCTGGCCGCGGTGGTCGGGCGGCTGGTGCACACCGGCTTCGAGTACGAGGTCGGCAACGACATCAAGCACGGCGGACTGGCGCGCTACCTGGTCCAGCCGGTGGCCTATGTGCGGCTGCGGCTGGCGCACTTCGTCGGCGGCAAGCTGCCGATGTACGCGATCATGGGCGCCCTGCTGCTGGCGGCGCTGGCGTTCGGCGGCGCGGCCGCGGGCGAGCGCCTGGGGCTGTTGCCGGCGGTGCTGGCGGCGGTCGCGCTGGGCGTGGCGATCAATTTCCTGATCTTCCTGTGCGTGAGCTTCACCTGCTTCTGGTTCGACGAAGCGGCCTATCTGTTCGAGGGCATCCGCATCGGCATCGTCGTGCTCAGCGGCGGCATCGTACCGCTGGCGGTGTTCGGCCGGGCCCAGGACGTGCTGCACTGGCTGCCGTTCCGCTACATCATCTCCGCTCCGATCGAGATCGCGATGGGCCGGATCGAAACCGCCGCGCTGCCGCAGTTGCTCGGCGTGCAGGCGCTGTGGGTGGCCGTGTTCGGCCTGATCGCCTGGGCGATGTGGCGCGTCGGCCTGCGCTCGTTCATGGCCACGGGGGGCTGA
- a CDS encoding MFS transporter, whose translation MKHRPLIISYLLLIWFAISFITNLIGPLMPIAIEDFKLSLTMAGFMPFSFFLAYGLISIPGGVLIEARGTRFTLFAAFALNVVGALAIALVPGYASVVAGLFVIGLGMALLQVVINPLMRTAGGEQHFAFFSVMAQLVFGLASFLSPLAFKFYMQRPGVDGQPLAWLTFYWFFSAAFVLLAALNWKLPLPAVALKDDERAGSREAYLSLLRRRDVRLFFLAIVAYVGTEQSLANWMSQFLHSYHGFSATQEGAVAVSRFWGLMSLGCLVGLGLLKLLDSKRVLAIFSTLAIACLALALLGPAAVSLLAFPAAGFFLSVMFSVIFSLGLNSVSQHHGAFSGILCSGILGGAIVPLLIGILADRWGLRAGLSLVFLPLLYILSVAAWARPLVRNQTVYSAKNTPASP comes from the coding sequence GTGAAGCACCGGCCGTTGATCATCAGCTACCTCCTCCTGATCTGGTTCGCGATCTCCTTCATCACCAACCTGATCGGGCCGCTGATGCCCATCGCCATCGAGGACTTCAAGCTCAGCCTGACCATGGCCGGCTTCATGCCGTTCTCGTTCTTCCTCGCCTACGGTTTGATCTCGATTCCCGGCGGCGTGCTGATCGAAGCGCGCGGCACCCGCTTCACCCTGTTCGCCGCGTTCGCGCTGAATGTCGTCGGCGCGCTCGCCATCGCCCTGGTTCCCGGCTACGCCTCGGTGGTCGCCGGGCTGTTCGTGATCGGCCTGGGCATGGCGCTGCTGCAGGTGGTGATCAACCCGCTGATGCGCACCGCCGGCGGCGAGCAGCACTTCGCCTTCTTCTCGGTGATGGCGCAGCTGGTGTTCGGCCTGGCCTCGTTCCTGAGCCCGCTGGCGTTCAAGTTCTACATGCAGCGCCCGGGCGTGGACGGACAGCCGCTGGCGTGGCTGACGTTCTACTGGTTCTTCAGCGCCGCGTTCGTGCTGCTGGCCGCGCTCAACTGGAAACTGCCGCTGCCGGCGGTCGCGCTCAAGGACGACGAGCGCGCCGGCAGCCGCGAGGCCTACCTGAGCCTGCTGCGCCGCCGCGACGTGCGCCTGTTCTTCCTCGCCATCGTCGCCTATGTCGGCACCGAGCAGTCGCTCGCCAATTGGATGTCGCAGTTCCTGCACAGCTACCACGGCTTTTCGGCCACGCAGGAAGGCGCCGTCGCGGTCAGCCGCTTCTGGGGGCTGATGTCGCTGGGCTGCCTGGTCGGCCTGGGTCTGCTGAAGCTGCTGGATTCCAAGCGGGTGCTGGCGATCTTCTCGACCCTGGCCATCGCCTGCCTCGCCCTCGCCCTCCTCGGCCCCGCGGCCGTTTCCCTGCTGGCGTTCCCCGCCGCGGGCTTTTTCTTGTCGGTGATGTTCTCGGTGATCTTCTCGCTGGGATTGAACTCGGTCAGCCAGCACCACGGCGCGTTCTCGGGAATCCTGTGCAGCGGCATCCTCGGCGGCGCCATCGTGCCGCTGCTGATCGGCATCCTCGCCGACCGTTGGGGCCTGCGCGCAGGCCTGTCGCTGGTGTTCCTGCCCCTGCTCTACATCCTCAGCGTCGCCGCCTGGGCCAGGCCGCTGGTGCGCAACCAGACCGTGTACTCGGCCAAGAACACACCTGCCTCGCCCTGA